The DNA segment TTTTGGGATGATTTTGATACGTAAGCAGTCAACTACTACTTTGtaagtataaattttgttattctcTTTGGAAACTAACTATTATTCGTACTTTGTGAGCAAGACTTAGATTTAAATTTATGTGTTTGTTGAGAGcttaatatataaaaacaattcttgtttgtggataaattattataatgtcgTTTTATCTTTTTgaccgacattaaaaatggattgaacaatgacatttaaaaaaacgGACAATATCTGAAAAAAGTAGACAataattttgggctttaatgtcgatttaaaactgacattaaaaggctttaatgtcggttgaaaactgacattgaagatcgtgttataaaaggtctttaatatCGGGTTTAagccgacattgaagatggtgtacaatgtcggtttaaaaccgacattaaagacaaccgacattaaagaccttttataacacgatttttaatgttggttgtcaactgacattaaagccttttaatgtcagttctaaaccgacattaaagcccaaaattcttgtagtgaagtTTATAGTATGGACTCTTCCTCAAAGCATAGTTTCTTTACTTGAGTTTATAGTATGGTTTTTTATCTATTTCATTGTCCTTATGCCTCTAATAGGCTTATTTCCCTTAAGCTATGTGTCCATTTGCTCCTTTAAGGCTTCTTAGTGTGACTCTTCTTCAAGTAGTTGTCTCATATTTTGCCTATGCTCCAAAGATAGCCTTCTCCCCATCTCAACTCCTTTGATTCGTACCCATGAGTTGGGCATTCCCTTGATCACGTTGCTTCTTCCAATGTATGGTACTTCTTACCTTTACTTAGCTTGGTCAACCatctcttatttttctcttgTTCATTTTCACACATGGCCTACCAAGATATCTCGAGGTGTGATGCACTCTTCTTTCACTGGACTACCTTCAACACATGGTTACCCCATCTTGGCAACACTTAGCAATTTATTTCCATGCTAAGTACCTTTGTGTGCATCAACCTCCTAAAGCATAACTTTCCTTATCTTTGTCAACTCAAGCCTTCCTCCTCAAGCTTTTCCCAGGGCCAATGCAAGCCATGTTTCCAAGAATCTTGAGTCACTCTTCACAAGTCACTCCACCTCGGAGAGTCCTTAGGGAAAAGTTTTAGAGTTTAcataacaaaacataaaaacataTGAATGAAAGTggtgttacaaatttaattttcaaaaactgaaaataaagaATGGGTTCGATATTCCTTATTAAACAAGCTTTAAAAGTTGGATTAACGTGGTCAATATGTTTATTGtggttaaaaataaaatttatcaagTAAAAATTGTGgtgaaatataaataatttgaagttataaaataatatgCTGCTTGTCTTAATTGAAGCATTAAGGTGTCGTGGTGTAGTTGGTTATCACGTCAGTCTAACACACTGAAGGTCTCCGGTTCGAATCCGGGCGACgccattcaaatttttttcttttttatttatttatttaatttctatttctttGGTAACCTTTAATATTTAAAGTATAGTTGGTAATGGCCGCAAAAATGGGGGAATCCAACGGATCTTAAAGGATCGAATTGAATGGCCCATCTGCGGCCTGGTCCCCCAACTTGGCGTTTTTCTTCCATAATTGGATAATCCCTTTTTCACTTCCTTTCCCGGGAAAATCTTGCATTGCTCTTACTTAATTCTGTTAGCTTCATCGGAATCAATGGCGGCTTCTTATCCCAAGCTCCAGTTACGGGACCTGGGAAACACCGGCCTCAAAACCAGCAGTGTCGGCTTTGGTGCTTCCCCTCTCGGCAGCGTCTTCAGCCCCGTCTCTGAGGAGGATGCCGTCGCCGCCGTTCGTGAAGCCTTTCGTCTTGGCATCAACTTCTTCGACACCTCCCCGTATGTCATTCATTCTGTTTCTGTGAGAATGAGGGTGGAATTCATCGATTATTCTGTTTGTTTACTCGAAGTTTTGTATTGCGTTTTGCTTTTTTGCTGAGGTTAGTTTAGGTAGATGGTAGATATAACAAATGTCAAAATTGCAACGTTTTTTTCAGGTTTGATGTCTAACTGGATGTTGTTGAAAATTTAGGTATGCCAATGGCTTTCAGAAAATCTACATATCATTCGTTTTTATATGTATAATTCATTGGTAAGGATTATAAGGGAGGAAAACCTGGAGACTTCTCTGGGAGTGCCAATTTGCGAGATTGTGTGGAATGGTTTCTTTCTGGAGTCTAATTTTATGCCTTGCTCGTCATAGAGACATTCGTTTGATGATCGAAGAGTTCCTTCTTCATCCATCTTTCTAAGAGAAATGTCATTTTCTGTGGTTTGCAGGAGTGTGAACGTTGTTGAGGGACACTAGTGAGGTTTCATGTTTCCCTTTGGATTTTGATTTCGTAGACTTTATATAATTATTCCATGAACAATATCTTACTTAGTTGGAAACCCTTTCtttagagattttttttgtGGGTTTGCCTTTTTGAATGCCCTTATATTCTTTAGTTTTGTTATTTCTAAATAGAAGGAGTTGTTTCtatccaaataaaataaaaaagaaaagaacagaAAAAATGGATCAATGTTGTGATTTACTAATGTCTTGCTCTAGTACTTAATTTGGGTTTGCTTCTTCGACTACATGCATAAAGGTACTATGGAAGGACCTTATCAGAAAAGATGCTTGGTAAGGGACTGAAAGCTCTAGGAGTTCCAAGGAGTGAGTATATAGTGTCAACAAAGTGTGGGAGATATGGTGAGGGTTTTGATTTCAGTGCTGAGAGGGTGACAAGGAGCATTGATGAGAGTTTGGCTTTCTTAACAAAACAGTGTGCAAGAACTGTATTTGTGATCTTCCATCGGTTATTTTTGATTTCAGTGTAAGATCTTCCATCGGTGCATGTATTTGTGATCGGTTCTGGTTTTCTTAACAAAATAGTGTGAAGTTGTAAGACTGGCCTAAGAACTGTGTTGAAATATCTCGAAACTGTCTCACTAGACCTCGAAAAGTTTCTACGTACCACTTGATTCTTGACATCGTGTGCAAGAATGTGTAGGAATATCACAACCATCTCTTCGACGTCCATACATCTTGTTGGTTCCAAACAACCAGTCGACCGTAGCATATTACATAGAATCGTAAAGGTACGTCTATCCATTGGGGTACTTTCACGACATGTCAAGTCACTCTCGTAAATTAGACGAAAGAAGATCAACTGCCTAATGTAGTGCCTAGCATATGTCGGTTGTCTCTCTATCCTTCGGTAGTTGTTCAATAACGTGGTTAGTGTTATGAACAACTGTATTTGAGACTGcaaaataattctcatgatcGAAAAGAGGTCTTCAATAGTATCCATCTTAATAGGGAAAGGGATACACAAGTTGTTCCTGAAAGGGTAAGATATTTGGCGGATTATGTTTTATGATTAAGAAAAAATAGCAAACAATGTCAAGCATCGGTATTGGGCATATTGGGTTAAAGTTTAGATTTATGGTGTTATTTCCCAATATACCTATAATAATctaaaaatacatattttcaagGGCTTGGTGGGTTTTTTTCCTAAGGATAGGGTTCGGGGTATTTTAGTTAAGTCCTTTTAAGGGCCTAGtgggttctttttttttcttttttttttctctctttcttattcttcttatttttttttcctagatTGGTTTATGAACAATTTGTATCAGCTTCTAAAAACTTGTCATACTCCTAGTTCCTAGGACAAACAAATTTTCACCGAAAGATGTAGAGGTGTTAAAACGatgtatatagaaaaaaatatacatttttccaTACTTTCAAAACTTGGTGAGCCGATTGTATGAATATTGGTgtgcaatatttttttaattcttatgtcaccaattaaaaactatatttttcaaaaattaaacatttgttaTAATATTAATACCATCGTTTCATTACAATTACATAATTAACATCGTTTCATtacaattatataattaaaaagaaatcaattttcattGTGAAACGATAGTAAGACATACTAAAATTAATCCTGAAACTAGCTTGATAATAACACACCAAAATGTATAGAATATGTTCTTATTGAAACtgaaaaaaagaattgaaatgaacgtattattagataaaaaaattacataacagTACTATTTCACCCATAATTCATcaaaaatttgagaagtatcagattaaaaaatataatgtcgccaactataaataaaaaaaatttgtgaacAAGTATTTCCAAAAAGATGTGACCAACAATTAACAAATAAcatatttccaaaaaaaaaaaaaaaaaaccctaaaaaagGGAGATACTTTGAACCTCAAAATAACAAACTTTCTCAAACTAATTAGGAATGATTTGTGCAATTAGTTTGGACCCTACAAGAAACACAAAATAAAGATAGTtagattagaaataaaataaaataaattgaactaaccaacaacaaaaaataaattgaactaaAGAGTAACCAacaaaaacatacattttttaAGGTTTAAAACCCATAGTGGAGAAAGACACTGGAAATATAAAAAGTATGAGTGAGAAGTCATCTATAAATAGAAAAGGGAGGAAGAAGTGGTTGTTGGAGAGAGTTTGGTGCATTGGAGAAAGAAGTGATTGTTGGAGA comes from the Benincasa hispida cultivar B227 chromosome 5, ASM972705v1, whole genome shotgun sequence genome and includes:
- the LOC120078278 gene encoding L-galactose dehydrogenase-like — its product is MAASYPKLQLRDLGNTGLKTSSVGFGASPLGSVFSPVSEEDAVAAVREAFRLGINFFDTSPYYGRTLSEKMLGKGLKALGVPRSEYIVSTKCGRYGEGFDFSAERVTRSIDESLAFLTKQCARTVFVIFHRLFLISV